The stretch of DNA CCACATCTCACCAACATCTGTCCACACTTTGACTTCTACCTACTGACGCCTACCTACTTCTCACCGTCCCTCCCCTCCCAGTCCCTCACATACCCTGACGTATGGCAAGTGACACGATGCTTCCTTCACCTGACACTCATGGGACTCGAACCTTCTGAGCACAGCCGTGGTTCGATGCATTCATTATCTCTACCCTGTGAACCTGAACCCCAGTCTTACCTTACCCACTTGGCTTACCTTGGAGTGTCTCTCTCGGTGCCCCGGCCTTGTCCCCTGGCAGCGTCACGTGGGGCTTGGCAGGCTTGTCGTAGGAACCGCCGCTGGAACCTCCGGGTAGAGTGATGTGGGGCTTGTTCGGGGTCTCATAGTGGCCCCCCGGAGAGCCTGGCAGGGTGATGTGGGGCTTCTCAGGCAGGCTAGGGTGAGGCTTTGCAGGTTTTTCATAAAGGGATCCAGTGCCATGAGACCCCTGGGAACTGCCTGGATGTGAGCCCCCCTGCTGGGTGTGTGAGCTTACAGGGTGGATGTGTGAGCTACAGGGTGGGTGTGTGAGCttgcagggtgtgtgtgtgagcctacAGGGTGGGTGTTTGAGCCTCCAGGGTGGGTGTTTGAGCCTCAGGGTGGGTGTGTGAGCCTACAGGGTGGACATGTGGTGGTGGGATGacatgtggtggtgggtggatggcTGGAGCGTCTGGGGGAGAGGAAGCAAAGTGTGTTACGTCTTTCACAGGTATGATTATCCTTGCCGACATTCAGACCAGAGTAGAGAGCTggtcttaaacacacacacacacacacacacacacacacacactagagatTTGGTTGAAGTGGTGGTTGAGTCACGGAACTATCCAAGACGTAAGGGCGAGTGTCAGGAAGGTTGGTACTGGTTATGGGGAACAACAGCCCAGTACAGGAAGGGTACATTACTTCTATCTTCTTATCTCATCCCCGataacctcacttaacctcagctaacctcacctcatctcatcttATCTACCCTTACCTCACCTGATCTCACCTGatttaacctcacctcacttcccctcaccttacctcatctcaccttacttcacctcacctcacctcacctcacctcacgtaatctcacctaacctaacccaatatctaaacaaaattaacctaacctaacataacctcacTTAATCTTATCACATTTAAAcaaaactaacccaacccaacccaacctaacttaacttaacctcacctcacctcacatcaccAAGCCCCATCACCTTCCAATACTTACGGCAAGGCACTTCATAGACTCTTCGGTCGACGCAAGCAACTTTCTCCAGCTCACACCTGTTGTGGTAAACAAAGCCGTTGGAGGCACACACTTGCGGACCAAAGGGGTGGCACTTCTTGTATGGATTGCAATGGTCCCCTCCGTCTCCCCCGCCGTAGTTATCTGAAGAAGGCACAGAAGGGGAGAGGATCTGGATAGTTAGATAGTTGAAGATAGGTTTATACGGGTGTGTTAGACATTTGAGGACATTGCTGGATAGTTTGTTAGATATGATAGTTAAAGATAGATTTACATTAGTGGGTAAGGACATTTGTGTTTTATATGTAAAAGGGAAAAgccggccaagagcaacaataataaagaaaaaaaacaggcccACTCAGGTGCCAGCCCCCTACTGCAGGTCCGATAGAGTCagccaaaagacaggaaaaattgtcttgaaacctccctcttaagtgaagtcaagtcatagaaagttggaaatactgaagcaggcagggagttccagagttaaccAGGTATGAGAGACTGGGATAGTAAGATGGATAGTCAAGGATAGATAAGGAACTtggacagatagaaagaaagtatAGGAAGGTGagttagataaataaacagaaagcaGATTTAACAGTTTGATGGACAGTTTTGTATGGTTAGGTAGAGTGAAGAGTTAAACAGGCTAAGATGggtttagacagacagacagacagacacatcattgaaaaacatagagagggaaataaaaaaaaaaatagatatacagacaggtactggaataaaaaaaaaaaaaagtagcaagcAGGCGGAtgaacagacaggcaggcagacagacagacagacagataaaacagACACAACACTGCATATGTATTTATCACACACATTacgatttactctctctctctctctctctctctctctctctggaaaagtaGGCTTCGCTTCACTTTTTCAAACAAAGCTTCATATGAGAGTAATAAAATGTTCGTTGCTTCATTCAGAAAGGActcaactaagagagagagagagagagagagagagagagagagagagagagagagtaaaatgacctccatcttttctttcccttatttgttTCCTCGTTTACCTTTCCTCCCACTGCCTCTCTGTATTCATCTGGCCATTTATCTCCTCATTCGGCCATTTAGTGAAGAGGAACACGCTTGACACCCTGACTGATCCCCTCTGTGGGCCTCTAAGCGCATTCTGACGGGGCAACAGAGCGCTaaacctctcttttctccccttgtTTTCTGTTAACTTTACTCCCACCACTCCTTATCACTCCCAATTGCTTTATAAGGCTAACTCCACACCGCCACCTGAACACTCCCCGATCACTcccaagtatttttattacttCTCACAGCACCATATTACTCCCCAACCACTACTCCGAGGCGCAAATATTCTTCATCACTCCCGTTACTCCTCACtactcctcacctctcccaaaTACTCCTTAGAACTTTaaaatgttagtttttttttttttttggttcaatTTTTATAAGtaactccttctccccctccacacacacacacacacacacacacacactcactgcagGGTCCATTGTGGGCGATATAGAGGTGATGATGTTTGCAGGAAGCTTTCTCGAGTTCACACTTGTTCCTGTAGGTGTCTCCGTCGCTCCCACACACCTCAGCGTTGGGGTGGTTGCGGCAGTTCTTCTTGCAACGGTTGAAGCTGATCTCCAGGCCACCGGGAAGCGTTATCCCCACCTGGCCGCCCCCTTGGGAACTCCCCTGGCCTGTTgcgaggttaagttaggttaggttaggttgggttggtttgtGAGGGTGTTTGTTTTAGTATGATTGGGTTAAATTGAGTGGTTGTGggaatagttctctctctctctctctctctctctctctctctctctctctctctctctctctctctctctctctctctcgaaacagGTTACTCAGGTTCCGTTACCCTGAGAGAAAACCAGCACACCACTTGCCATGACCCTTTCCTCACCCCCCTATGACCCCTTAAAGACCCACTCCatcccctcacccacccacatcCCACCAGGCACACCCACACGTACCGTAGCAAGGCCCTTCCTTCACCACGGTTACATATCTGTTCTCGGTGCACACAAGCCTCTGCACCTCACACCTGCTGCCATAAGTCTTGCCGTCCGAGCCACACACAGGTCTGTAAGGCTCATAGGGACACGGAGGGCACGGCGAGGGATCTGCTTGGGAGGGTCACAGAGAAAGAATACACGTGAACgagggtagtgtgtgtgtgtgtgtgtgtgtgtgtgtgtgtgtgtgtgtgtgtaggataatTATTAGATATTTCTTAACAcactcgaacacacacacacacacacacacacacacacacacacacacacacacacacacacctctgagtCTGTtgctgagggaaaagaaaataggtacgaggaagaggagagaaatatgacgaagagaatgaggagaaggaggaggaagaggaggaggatacaagtGAGACAAGCCagcttcactctctctttccatccttgctttcttccttccttccttccttccttccttccttccctccctccctcctccctccctccctcctctaaaGCTTACCACCttacaaagcacacacacacacatataactcCATCTTTACCCTATATCCATCCACACCCCCATTGcct from Portunus trituberculatus isolate SZX2019 chromosome 9, ASM1759143v1, whole genome shotgun sequence encodes:
- the LOC123501484 gene encoding agrin-like; amino-acid sequence: MAGTLPLLLLFVAAQLPSLMGHCLLRCPYNPHAYYVCGTDGVTYNSECELKRKACVEAMKGNPIALAYSGRCRQHGHYPSPCPPCPYEPYRPVCGSDGKTYGSRCEVQRLVCTENRYVTVVKEGPCYGQGSSQGGGQVGITLPGGLEISFNRCKKNCRNHPNAEVCGSDGDTYRNKCELEKASCKHHHLYIAHNGPCNNYGGGDGGDHCNPYKKCHPFGPQVCASNGFVYHNRCELEKVACVDRRVYEVPCHAPAIHPPPHVIPPPHVHPVGSHTHPEAQTPTLEAQTPTL